The DNA sequence GAGGTTACATTCTCGTTTCCGAAGAGTAGTTGATTTTGTGAGTTTTGGATCATGACTAGAGGTAGGTATCCGTTTTATGCTATCAGGAAGGGGAAGGATCCTGGTTTATACACGGACTGGGATGACTGCAAAGATAAGGTGCTTGGCGTGAGTAATAGCGAGTACAAGGAATTCAAGGATGAGCAGAAAGCCGTTGAATGGCTGAAGAGAGGCGAAGTCCATGTACCTAGAGAAAGGAACAACGATGGCGAAAGAATGTTGTTGCTGCCGATGGGTGGTCTCCGCATAACCACTGGAGGCGGCAGGCTTCTCAGTCGACAAGAAGAGGGTTCTGGCAGCACTGGCAAGTTCATCCATGTAGGAGCAACCTCCGGTGGGAGCAGTGAAGGTTCTTATTGTATATTCTTTGATGATGGGTTATACTTCATGTCTTTTCGACATTATCACAAGGTATCTTGTGTGTTATTGCGGTGCAGGAATGAAAGAAGACATAGTGGAAAAGGCAAATGGACCGGTGTTCATCGAGGACATGGAGGGGCAGCTATTTAGAGTATGCTTGTTTTGATGTATCGCTCCTCCCAACTTCTACCGCCGTGAGTGCATCATGGACGATGGTGAAAGTGCTATAGGGTTTGTTGTGGTTCTTTCCCACACCAGGTTTTTGATCAAGGTTGCCGCAGAGGGTTCGATTTTCACAGATGAGAGGACAGCGAGGCAAGATGCGTCGTCGAAGATGCTGGGAGAGATAGTCCTAGCAACAAAATTGAAGATAGTTGATTACAATCACCAACGTGTTCAGGCACTAGAGGGTGAGGTTGCtcacttaaagcaacatgtTGAAAACTTGCACCAATGGCTAGGGTTGAAGTGATACTTGTGGATGCATTTAGTGTTCATGTAGTTATGTTGTGGTTCTATACAATGATCAATGTGTAGAGTTAATGATGAATTATGAGTTTTTCAAACCTGCAGTGCTTTCATTTGGTGAGTGCTATGAATTATTCATTTAGATAAAAGTAATAGTTTCATCTTATGTACATTATTGGTGCATGGAGTTCCTAATACATAACTATGGAAGGATGGGGAACTGTTTCTCGTTAACTTGGGTCATTCATAACCAGGGTATGAGTTGTTGCATGTGGTGTTAgtccttttttttaaattatattgataTTATGTAATGTGCAAGGTTGGGAATAGGCCTTGCTTttgaaattaatattttttttcaacttCAATGTGGTCTGTTCA is a window from the Arachis stenosperma cultivar V10309 chromosome 3, arast.V10309.gnm1.PFL2, whole genome shotgun sequence genome containing:
- the LOC130965833 gene encoding uncharacterized protein LOC130965833 codes for the protein MTRGRYPFYAIRKGKDPGLYTDWDDCKDKVLGVSNSEYKEFKDEQKAVEWLKRGEVHVPRERNNDGERMLLLPMGGLRITTGGGRLLSRQEEGSGSTGKFIHVGATSGGSSEGMKEDIVEKANGPVFIEDMEGQLFRVCLF